Proteins encoded in a region of the Mucispirillum schaedleri ASF457 genome:
- a CDS encoding DUF2062 domain-containing protein codes for MLKIFKNRTSRLRFIARIRLKLKMMLSLDVSPRVLAKSSALGALIGISPYVGTQTYIALFVSSYFNLPVYPLMIGVYITNPVTIPFIFAFTTKVGLILLGMDSTFTFDWNNVTLSSLFEAGKTLFIPFIVGTHFVGIICAVLTYFIIYFIAARYKVYKGSDESGKAKYGIK; via the coding sequence ATGCTGAAAATTTTTAAAAATAGAACATCAAGGCTTCGTTTTATCGCTAGAATAAGATTAAAACTGAAAATGATGCTTTCACTTGATGTTTCACCACGAGTGCTTGCAAAATCATCTGCACTTGGTGCATTAATTGGTATTTCTCCCTATGTTGGCACTCAAACTTATATAGCACTTTTTGTATCAAGCTATTTTAATCTGCCTGTATATCCTTTAATGATAGGTGTATATATTACTAATCCTGTTACTATTCCATTTATTTTTGCTTTTACAACAAAAGTAGGTCTTATATTGCTTGGTATGGACAGCACCTTTACTTTTGACTGGAATAATGTAACTTTATCTTCACTTTTTGAAGCAGGTAAAACTCTTTTTATACCTTTTATTGTAGGAACTCATTTTGTAGGTATAATTTGTGCAGTATTGACATATTTTATTATATATTTTATAGCTGCACGGTATAAAGTGTATAAAGGCAGTGATGAAAGCGGCAAAGCAAAATATGGTATAAAATAA
- the galU gene encoding UTP--glucose-1-phosphate uridylyltransferase GalU, which translates to MNIRTAVFPVAGFGTRMLPATKAIPKEMITLIDKPLIQYAVEEVIDAGIERIIFITGRTKKALEDHFDVNVELNSQLELSGKKDILKDMKRISEMVDIIYVRQKYMLGLGNAIMCVKDIVKDEPFAVILPDDIILSEIPVTKQLMECYDKVERPVISLMPVEKGETSKYGIVEIKENITDRFSRLKDMVEKPEKNPPSNMAIIGRYILTPEVISALSKIEKGAGGELQLTDALKYTATYHDVYGYEFEGKRFDCGTKEGLLEATVNFAASNEKLKSVLKDAVSALNIF; encoded by the coding sequence ATGAATATAAGGACAGCAGTATTTCCTGTTGCTGGATTTGGCACTCGTATGCTTCCTGCAACAAAAGCTATACCAAAAGAGATGATAACATTAATAGATAAGCCCCTTATACAGTATGCAGTAGAAGAGGTTATTGATGCGGGTATAGAAAGGATTATTTTTATTACCGGCCGCACAAAAAAAGCATTAGAAGACCATTTTGATGTTAATGTTGAGCTTAATAGTCAGCTTGAGTTATCCGGCAAAAAAGATATTTTAAAAGATATGAAACGGATAAGTGAAATGGTGGATATTATATATGTCCGCCAGAAGTATATGCTTGGACTTGGCAATGCTATAATGTGTGTTAAAGATATTGTAAAAGATGAGCCGTTTGCAGTTATTCTTCCAGATGATATTATCCTGTCTGAAATACCAGTTACAAAGCAGTTAATGGAATGTTATGATAAAGTAGAGCGTCCAGTAATATCTCTTATGCCTGTTGAAAAAGGTGAAACATCTAAATATGGCATTGTTGAGATAAAAGAAAACATAACAGACAGATTTTCTCGTCTTAAAGATATGGTTGAAAAACCTGAAAAAAATCCGCCATCTAATATGGCAATTATTGGCAGATATATTTTAACCCCTGAAGTAATAAGTGCATTAAGTAAAATAGAAAAAGGTGCAGGCGGTGAGCTTCAGCTGACAGATGCACTGAAATATACTGCTACATATCATGATGTATATGGCTATGAATTTGAAGGCAAACGCTTTGACTGTGGCACAAAAGAAGGTCTTTTAGAAGCTACTGTTAATTTTGCAGCATCTAATGAAAAACTAAAAAGTGTTTTAAAAGATGCAGTATCAGCTTTAAATATTTTCTAG
- a CDS encoding CofH family radical SAM protein, translating to MENPFQLEFHSLLEKADKIRQSKWGKKVFFVRNLHLNYTNICVSHCKFCAFAKNKNEDGSYNMTPDDAVKYVSQKGSDACEIHIVGGLHPDYPFEYYIDMVHALKTNFPEKTIKAFSAVEIDYFSRISGKSISEVLEALKKAGVEMMPGGGAEIFAGHVRKQICPEKIPASRWLEIHETAHNTGLTTNATMLYGHLENDDDKFQHLLLLRELQEKSLSRGLTGFSAFIPLSFQPDDTFLHGKFHATGIEDIRTISCARIVLENIPHIKSYWVMLGHKTAQTALRAGADDLDGTIVKENIAYAAGKNTDNAMTAEQLVFMVKSAGMVAVERDSFYREVKIYG from the coding sequence ATGGAAAATCCATTTCAGTTAGAATTTCACAGTCTTTTAGAAAAAGCTGATAAAATAAGGCAGTCAAAATGGGGAAAAAAAGTGTTTTTTGTCCGCAATCTGCATTTAAACTATACAAATATATGTGTAAGCCACTGTAAATTTTGTGCTTTTGCTAAGAATAAAAATGAAGATGGCTCTTATAATATGACACCTGATGATGCTGTAAAATATGTTTCTCAAAAAGGCAGTGATGCTTGTGAAATACATATTGTTGGCGGTTTACACCCTGATTATCCGTTTGAATATTATATAGATATGGTGCATGCTTTAAAAACTAACTTTCCAGAGAAAACTATAAAAGCATTTTCCGCAGTGGAGATTGATTATTTTTCCCGTATTTCAGGAAAAAGCATATCAGAAGTTTTAGAAGCATTAAAAAAAGCAGGGGTGGAAATGATGCCGGGCGGTGGTGCAGAAATATTTGCAGGCCATGTGAGAAAACAGATATGTCCAGAAAAAATACCAGCTTCCAGATGGCTTGAAATTCATGAAACAGCACATAATACTGGGCTTACTACTAATGCAACTATGCTTTATGGTCATTTAGAAAATGATGACGATAAATTTCAGCATCTTCTTTTATTAAGAGAGTTGCAGGAAAAATCATTAAGCCGCGGTTTGACTGGTTTTTCTGCATTTATTCCGCTTTCATTCCAGCCAGACGATACATTTCTGCATGGAAAATTTCATGCAACAGGTATAGAAGATATTAGAACTATATCTTGTGCAAGAATTGTGCTTGAAAATATACCACATATAAAATCATACTGGGTAATGCTTGGTCATAAAACAGCCCAAACAGCTCTCCGTGCTGGTGCTGATGATTTAGACGGCACAATAGTAAAAGAAAATATTGCGTATGCAGCAGGGAAAAATACTGATAATGCAATGACAGCAGAACAGCTTGTATTTATGGTAAAATCAGCAGGAATGGTTGCAGTTGAGCGTGATTCATTTTACAGGGAAGTGAAAATATATGGTTAA
- a CDS encoding tetratricopeptide repeat protein, with the protein MMKKNNKYFIIIIVITALFGCSKTHDEYLSEAAAFYENKKYDKALYMYDKACEKGNLKGCMFLADVYKKGTAAAVDNNKSLNYYKKSFLLADIYCQQNSKDACKTLSFLYENGLGIEKDLNEADSASEKSCDLGDAASCYYLARINADNITEFLSYTDKACQNNLAYACLVIGNTYLTGFNENMAEVKKDTEKGILYINKACEINNEICANLADIYISGDDIEQDYNTAVTYYNTALKHYEMLCTEKNNNNPACRAIDIIKAKYSYDNNTIF; encoded by the coding sequence ATGATGAAAAAAAATAATAAGTATTTTATTATAATTATTGTAATTACAGCTTTATTTGGCTGCTCTAAAACACATGATGAATATTTATCAGAAGCAGCAGCATTTTATGAAAATAAAAAATATGATAAGGCTCTGTATATGTATGATAAAGCATGCGAAAAAGGAAACCTAAAAGGCTGTATGTTTTTAGCGGATGTTTACAAAAAAGGCACAGCAGCAGCTGTTGATAACAATAAGTCTTTAAATTATTATAAAAAATCATTTCTTTTAGCAGATATTTACTGTCAGCAGAATAGTAAAGATGCCTGTAAAACTCTAAGTTTTTTATATGAAAACGGTTTAGGTATAGAAAAAGATTTAAATGAGGCAGACAGTGCTTCTGAAAAATCATGTGATTTAGGTGATGCTGCAAGCTGCTATTATTTAGCAAGAATTAATGCTGATAATATAACTGAATTTCTATCATATACTGATAAAGCATGCCAGAATAACCTTGCTTATGCCTGCCTTGTGATTGGTAATACTTATCTGACAGGTTTTAATGAAAATATGGCAGAAGTCAAAAAAGATACAGAAAAAGGTATATTATATATTAATAAAGCCTGTGAAATAAATAATGAAATATGTGCAAACCTCGCTGATATTTACATAAGTGGTGATGATATAGAGCAGGACTATAATACAGCTGTTACATATTATAATACCGCATTAAAACATTATGAAATGCTGTGCACAGAAAAAAATAATAATAACCCTGCATGCAGAGCCATAGATATTATAAAAGCAAAATATTCTTATGATAATAATACTATTTTTTAA
- the murB gene encoding UDP-N-acetylmuramate dehydrogenase: MIIEKNVFLKEYTSYKTGGMAKYFAVCYNNDDVRQALDFAHSNNLDYEVIGGGSNLLISDGGYNGLIICTAKLNRYIINYGNNIIKCGAGISLADLVYYTCSHGFSGMESMAGIPGSTGGAVKMNAGAYNQEIKDTNIKAALMDKNGRIVIKTNEEIGYGYRLSSGTNDCIVLWAEFLYGRKTSEELLNIRKEILEKRKEKQPLHKPSCGSVFKRPAGNYAGTLIEKCGLKGCRIGGAEVSIKHANFILNEDNASSSDIYNLILHIQNTVYDKTGIKLEPEVRMIGFKK; this comes from the coding sequence ATGATAATAGAAAAAAATGTGTTTTTAAAAGAATATACAAGCTATAAAACAGGCGGCATGGCAAAATATTTTGCTGTGTGTTATAATAATGATGATGTAAGGCAGGCACTGGATTTTGCACACAGTAATAATCTAGATTATGAAGTAATAGGCGGCGGCTCAAATTTATTAATCAGTGATGGTGGATATAATGGCTTGATTATATGCACAGCAAAATTAAACAGATATATTATTAACTATGGTAATAATATCATAAAGTGCGGAGCTGGCATAAGTTTAGCTGATTTAGTCTATTACACATGCAGTCATGGGTTTTCTGGTATGGAATCAATGGCTGGTATACCCGGAAGCACTGGCGGAGCAGTTAAAATGAATGCTGGTGCATATAATCAGGAAATAAAAGATACAAATATAAAAGCTGCTCTTATGGATAAAAATGGCAGGATAGTAATAAAAACTAATGAAGAAATAGGCTATGGTTACAGATTAAGCTCAGGAACAAATGACTGTATTGTATTATGGGCAGAGTTTTTATATGGCAGAAAAACAAGTGAAGAACTTTTAAATATAAGAAAAGAAATTCTTGAAAAACGCAAAGAAAAACAACCGCTGCATAAGCCTTCCTGCGGCTCAGTATTTAAAAGACCTGCGGGAAACTATGCCGGCACATTAATAGAAAAATGCGGGCTGAAAGGCTGCCGCATAGGTGGAGCAGAAGTCAGTATAAAGCATGCTAATTTTATTTTAAATGAAGATAATGCATCAAGCTCTGATATATATAACCTGATACTGCATATTCAAAACACAGTATATGATAAAACAGGTATAAAATTAGAACCTGAAGTAAGAATGATAGGGTTTAAAAAATAG
- a CDS encoding S-methyl-5'-thioinosine phosphorylase: MKKIGIIGGSGLENITSLKFYGEEFIETPYGRPSCKYKIYKNSDVIVYSLSRHGDDHRFAPHQINYKANIYGFYQAGVQEILSFSAVGGINLNYKNGDLVLTDDAIDNTVRGNVTFYDRTGYVVHIDMSLPFCPSLRLKLKESADLCGIDLIDKGIYICTNGPRFETPAEIKMYRNWGADMVGMTLFPEVTLSKEMGICYANISLVTNAAAGVEENRKLTSDEVIEEAKRNTLKISKIIEQYLKYDKREECNCKNILQGAEINKQV, encoded by the coding sequence ATGAAAAAGATTGGCATAATAGGCGGCAGTGGACTGGAAAATATTACATCTCTTAAGTTTTATGGGGAAGAATTTATAGAAACACCCTATGGCAGACCAAGCTGTAAATATAAAATATATAAAAACAGCGATGTTATAGTCTATTCCTTATCAAGACATGGCGATGACCACAGGTTTGCTCCACATCAGATAAACTATAAAGCAAATATTTATGGTTTTTATCAGGCAGGGGTGCAGGAAATATTATCATTTTCAGCTGTTGGTGGCATAAACTTAAATTATAAAAATGGTGATTTAGTTTTAACAGATGATGCAATAGATAATACTGTAAGGGGAAATGTTACTTTTTATGACAGAACAGGTTATGTGGTGCATATTGATATGAGCCTGCCGTTTTGTCCATCATTACGATTAAAGTTAAAAGAAAGTGCAGATTTATGCGGCATTGATTTAATAGATAAAGGCATATATATATGCACTAATGGTCCACGGTTTGAAACACCTGCAGAAATAAAAATGTATAGAAACTGGGGTGCAGATATGGTAGGTATGACATTGTTTCCAGAAGTTACTTTATCAAAGGAAATGGGAATATGTTATGCAAATATCTCACTTGTTACTAATGCTGCAGCAGGTGTTGAAGAAAACAGGAAACTTACAAGTGATGAAGTAATAGAAGAAGCAAAAAGAAATACATTAAAAATATCAAAAATAATAGAGCAGTATTTAAAATATGATAAAAGGGAAGAATGTAACTGTAAAAATATATTACAGGGTGCAGAGATAAATAAACAGGTATGA
- a CDS encoding trimeric intracellular cation channel family protein produces MSVLYFFDLFGTFAFAISGALLGVKKDMDIYGMFVLAISVGAGGGTMRDIMLGRIPPFVLTDANYMIVIAVATLLVFFLNSVVEKSIPMKTLNIADAIGLGVFTSIGASVAVSYNVELYGIVFFGVMTATAGGMIRDTLAGEVPFVLKKEVYASASIIGGIIFIIIYKMNISLNINIFITSVAVTSIRILAIYKNWHLPHFKVRN; encoded by the coding sequence ATGAGTGTTTTATATTTTTTTGATTTATTTGGAACATTTGCTTTTGCAATATCTGGTGCACTGCTTGGTGTAAAAAAGGATATGGATATATATGGAATGTTTGTGCTTGCCATATCTGTTGGGGCAGGCGGCGGCACAATGCGTGATATAATGCTTGGCAGAATACCGCCATTTGTTTTAACTGATGCAAATTATATGATTGTAATAGCTGTGGCAACACTGCTTGTATTTTTCTTAAATTCAGTAGTGGAAAAAAGCATTCCAATGAAAACATTAAATATTGCAGATGCCATTGGACTTGGTGTTTTTACAAGTATAGGTGCAAGTGTAGCAGTTTCATACAATGTAGAATTATACGGCATAGTATTTTTTGGTGTTATGACTGCCACAGCAGGCGGTATGATTAGGGACACTTTGGCAGGTGAAGTGCCGTTTGTATTAAAAAAGGAAGTGTATGCATCAGCATCTATTATTGGCGGCATAATATTTATTATAATATATAAGATGAACATAAGTTTAAATATAAATATTTTCATAACTTCTGTTGCAGTAACATCTATAAGGATATTAGCAATATATAAAAACTGGCATCTGCCACATTTCAAAGTGAGAAATTAA
- a CDS encoding ABC transporter ATP-binding protein, producing MSLLEIKNVSKSFDMKGSSLNVINDFNFTAEKGDLIALTGPSGAGKSTLLHIIGGLDKPTKGNVIFNNIDIYNMKETELNVYRGKNMGFVFQFHYLLDDFTAIENIMIPMLIHNVSKRDAEKRAEELIKSVCLYERRNHYPSELSGGEQQRIAVARALSNKPEIILADEPTGNLDKSNSLAVLDILKQQAENGVCVIIVTHDEYIATECKKHIVMQKL from the coding sequence ATGAGTTTACTGGAAATAAAAAATGTTTCAAAAAGTTTTGATATGAAAGGCAGCTCTCTGAATGTAATAAATGACTTTAATTTTACAGCAGAAAAAGGTGATTTAATAGCGTTAACAGGTCCGTCGGGTGCAGGCAAGTCAACCCTTTTGCATATTATAGGCGGACTTGATAAGCCTACAAAAGGTAATGTAATTTTTAATAATATAGATATTTATAATATGAAAGAAACAGAGCTTAATGTTTACAGGGGTAAAAATATGGGCTTTGTTTTTCAGTTTCATTATCTGCTTGATGATTTTACAGCAATTGAAAATATTATGATACCTATGCTTATACATAATGTTTCAAAACGCGATGCAGAAAAGCGGGCAGAAGAACTTATTAAAAGTGTATGCCTTTATGAAAGAAGAAATCACTATCCATCAGAGCTTTCTGGTGGCGAACAGCAGAGAATAGCAGTGGCAAGAGCATTATCTAATAAGCCTGAAATAATACTTGCTGATGAGCCTACTGGAAATCTTGATAAATCTAACAGTTTAGCAGTGCTTGATATTTTAAAACAGCAGGCAGAAAATGGTGTATGTGTTATTATAGTAACACATGATGAATATATTGCCACAGAATGTAAAAAGCATATAGTTATGCAAAAATTATAG
- a CDS encoding ABC transporter permease, whose amino-acid sequence MKIDNLIALRYFKSHKRNSIVSFLSITSIIGLMLGTATLILVVSVMSGFTNNLKEKLMGTNSDIIITDFSTVPVRDYDKLIKEVENIKGVKAAAPFVNTQAVSMSGSGVSGIIIKGIDADLEKTVSKISSFITFGTIDDLKNRQEGEPYGILLGKNLAFSLMAGIGDTITLISPQLNRGPFGLNPKMRSFIVKGIFDTGVYEYNASMAYISIEAAQDFIGLKENSVTGISVAVESGINSIDLVYTINQKIENKYWARDWLSMNQSLFSALELEKYALFIVLTLIIIVASFSIVSMIAITVKDKQKDIAILRAYGAGSSCIRSIFIRQGLIVGILGTALGNIAALLLSVLVTKYKLIKLPEDIYFMDSLPLNIDYHVYLVVSVCAVLVTFLASLLPSNQSAKMNIVDGIRND is encoded by the coding sequence ATGAAAATAGATAATCTTATTGCATTAAGATATTTTAAAAGCCATAAACGAAACAGTATTGTTTCATTTCTTTCTATTACATCTATTATAGGTTTAATGCTTGGCACTGCCACATTAATACTTGTAGTTAGTGTAATGTCTGGATTTACAAACAATTTAAAAGAAAAGCTGATGGGGACAAATTCCGATATTATTATAACAGATTTTTCTACTGTGCCTGTTAGAGATTATGACAAACTGATAAAGGAAGTGGAGAATATAAAAGGTGTAAAAGCAGCAGCACCTTTTGTAAACACTCAGGCAGTTTCTATGAGCGGCAGTGGAGTTTCAGGCATTATTATAAAAGGTATTGATGCAGATTTGGAAAAAACTGTTTCAAAAATATCTTCTTTTATCACTTTTGGCACTATTGATGATTTGAAAAACAGGCAGGAAGGGGAGCCTTATGGCATACTTCTTGGTAAAAATTTAGCATTTTCATTAATGGCTGGTATTGGTGATACTATCACATTAATCAGCCCACAGTTAAACCGCGGACCTTTTGGTTTAAATCCAAAAATGCGCAGCTTTATAGTAAAAGGTATTTTTGATACTGGAGTATATGAATATAATGCAAGTATGGCTTATATCAGCATAGAAGCTGCACAGGATTTTATTGGATTAAAAGAAAACAGTGTAACAGGCATAAGTGTTGCTGTAGAAAGTGGTATAAATTCTATTGATTTAGTATATACAATAAACCAGAAAATAGAAAATAAATACTGGGCTAGAGACTGGCTTTCTATGAATCAAAGTCTTTTTTCTGCACTAGAGCTTGAAAAATATGCACTATTTATTGTGCTTACATTAATTATTATAGTTGCATCATTTAGTATTGTTTCAATGATAGCAATTACTGTAAAGGATAAGCAGAAAGATATTGCTATACTCAGAGCTTATGGTGCAGGCTCATCATGTATAAGAAGTATATTTATAAGACAGGGGTTAATTGTTGGTATATTAGGCACAGCATTAGGAAATATTGCAGCGTTACTGCTTTCTGTGCTTGTTACAAAATATAAACTGATAAAACTTCCTGAAGATATATATTTTATGGATAGTCTGCCTTTAAATATTGATTATCATGTATATTTGGTGGTTTCAGTATGTGCAGTTTTAGTTACATTTTTAGCAAGCCTTTTGCCATCTAACCAAAGTGCTAAAATGAATATTGTAGACGGCATAAGGAACGATTAA
- the guaB gene encoding IMP dehydrogenase: MNKFTQYYENKFLGEALTFDDVLVAPAYSEILPSDVITATKLTNSITLNIPIVSAAMDTVTEAKLAIAMAQVGGLGFIHKNMSIEKQADEVDKVKRSESGMIVDPITIDPDQTIGDAWELMTKYKISGIPVVKNGKLCGILTNRDLRFVKDTSSKVSEYMTSENLVTVPVGTSFEDAIEHLHKHRIEKLLVVDDNYCLKGLITIKDINKRLKYPLASKDKMGRLLAGAAVGTAPDTLERVDELVSKKVDVITVDTAHGHSQKVIDMVNQIKRKYPDLQVVAGNVATSAAVRELAKAGADCVKVGIGPGSICTTRIVAGVGVPQITAILDCSVAARDAGIPIIADGGIKYSGDIVKAIAAGANSVMLGSLLAGTLEAPGEIELYQGRSYKVYRGMGSVGAMKDGSKDRYFQDGTVSDVKFVPEGIEGRVHFKGELNHTIYQLIGGLRSGMGYAGCKTIDDLRSNAKFVRITSAGLSESHVHDVQITKEAPNYWVK; this comes from the coding sequence GTGAACAAATTTACTCAATACTACGAAAATAAATTCTTAGGAGAGGCACTTACTTTTGATGATGTGCTTGTTGCACCTGCATACTCTGAGATTTTACCATCAGATGTTATTACTGCAACTAAACTGACTAATTCAATTACATTAAATATTCCAATTGTTTCAGCAGCAATGGATACTGTAACGGAAGCAAAGCTTGCAATAGCTATGGCTCAAGTTGGTGGTCTTGGATTTATTCATAAAAACATGTCTATTGAAAAACAGGCAGATGAAGTAGATAAAGTGAAACGCTCAGAAAGCGGTATGATAGTAGACCCTATTACTATTGACCCAGACCAGACTATTGGTGATGCATGGGAGCTTATGACAAAATATAAGATTTCTGGTATACCTGTTGTTAAAAATGGTAAATTATGCGGCATTTTAACGAACAGAGATTTGCGTTTTGTTAAAGATACTTCATCTAAGGTATCAGAATATATGACAAGCGAAAATCTTGTAACAGTTCCAGTTGGCACATCTTTTGAAGATGCTATTGAGCATTTACACAAGCACAGAATAGAAAAACTTTTAGTAGTTGATGATAACTACTGTTTAAAAGGTTTAATAACTATAAAAGATATAAATAAACGCTTAAAATACCCACTTGCATCAAAAGATAAAATGGGCAGGCTTTTAGCAGGTGCGGCAGTTGGCACAGCACCAGATACATTAGAAAGGGTTGATGAGCTTGTAAGCAAAAAAGTAGATGTTATTACCGTAGATACTGCTCATGGTCATTCTCAGAAAGTAATAGATATGGTAAACCAAATTAAAAGAAAATATCCTGATTTACAAGTTGTAGCAGGTAATGTGGCAACAAGTGCAGCAGTTAGAGAGTTAGCAAAAGCAGGAGCAGATTGTGTTAAAGTAGGTATCGGACCCGGCTCAATATGCACAACTCGTATTGTTGCAGGTGTTGGTGTGCCACAGATTACAGCAATTCTTGACTGCTCTGTAGCAGCTCGTGATGCTGGTATCCCTATAATTGCAGATGGCGGCATAAAATATTCTGGCGATATAGTAAAAGCAATAGCAGCAGGGGCAAATTCTGTAATGCTTGGCTCACTATTGGCAGGGACTTTAGAAGCACCCGGAGAAATAGAGCTTTATCAAGGAAGAAGCTATAAAGTATATCGTGGTATGGGCTCAGTTGGTGCTATGAAAGACGGCTCAAAAGATAGATATTTCCAAGATGGAACTGTAAGTGATGTAAAATTTGTTCCAGAAGGTATTGAAGGCCGTGTTCATTTTAAAGGTGAGTTAAATCATACAATTTATCAGTTAATTGGCGGTCTTCGTTCAGGTATGGGATATGCAGGCTGTAAAACTATTGATGATTTACGCAGCAATGCAAAATTTGTCCGCATAACAAGTGCAGGGCTTTCAGAATCACATGTTCATGATGTGCAAATCACAAAAGAGGCTCCAAACTATTGGGTAAAATAA
- a CDS encoding NAD+ synthase — protein MNYSDIFNNLTLSFKNAFNKTGAENAVIGISGGIDSALVSSIACAAIGKDRVKGFFMPYKTSSEHSYNDALKLSEKYGFQLDIVDISAPADAFIKICENTTPLRKGNIMARCRMIILFDKAAENKGIVIGTTNRTELLLGYGTWYGDTASSINIIGELYKREVYRVSNAAEMVESIIKKAPTADLWPGQTDEAELGFTYELIDNILYDIEQQHLCRNELYEKYDKESVDKIIKRVVSNSFKRYTPFICQSGIYKRSVIDENIFLNLDK, from the coding sequence ATGAATTATTCTGATATATTTAATAACTTAACATTATCTTTTAAAAATGCTTTTAATAAAACAGGTGCAGAAAATGCCGTTATAGGTATATCAGGTGGGATAGATTCTGCCCTTGTATCTAGTATTGCTTGTGCTGCTATTGGTAAAGACAGAGTAAAAGGCTTTTTTATGCCTTATAAAACTTCATCAGAACATTCTTATAATGATGCTTTAAAGTTATCAGAAAAATATGGCTTTCAACTTGATATTGTGGATATTTCTGCACCAGCAGATGCTTTTATTAAAATATGTGAAAATACTACACCACTTAGAAAAGGCAATATTATGGCTCGCTGTAGAATGATTATACTGTTTGATAAAGCTGCAGAAAATAAAGGAATTGTTATTGGCACAACCAACAGAACAGAGCTGCTTTTAGGATATGGAACATGGTATGGAGATACTGCTTCAAGTATAAATATTATTGGCGAACTTTATAAAAGGGAAGTTTATAGAGTAAGTAATGCTGCTGAAATGGTTGAAAGTATTATTAAAAAAGCACCTACTGCAGATTTGTGGCCGGGTCAGACTGATGAGGCAGAGTTAGGTTTTACTTATGAACTAATAGATAATATTTTATATGATATAGAGCAGCAGCATTTATGCAGAAATGAACTTTATGAAAAGTATGACAAAGAAAGTGTGGATAAAATAATAAAGCGTGTAGTTTCTAACAGTTTTAAAAGGTATACACCATTTATATGCCAAAGTGGTATATATAAAAGAAGTGTTATTGATGAAAATATTTTTTTAAATCTTGATAAATAG
- the moaC gene encoding cyclic pyranopterin monophosphate synthase MoaC: MEFTHFDEKGASRMVDVSGKVPTKREAAATGRVTMNKETLQKIVNMSIKKGNVFEVARIAAIMAVKQTPHLIPLCHPLAISKVNVEFSYNIDKGQVDIEVTVGLDDKTGVEMEALTGVSVAALTIYDMCKAVDKDMIISDIMLQHKSGGKSGEYIRKSSIQE; encoded by the coding sequence ATGGAATTTACTCATTTTGATGAAAAGGGTGCAAGCCGTATGGTAGATGTAAGCGGGAAAGTTCCTACTAAAAGAGAAGCAGCAGCAACAGGCAGAGTTACAATGAATAAGGAAACTTTGCAGAAGATTGTAAATATGAGTATTAAAAAAGGCAATGTATTTGAAGTAGCAAGAATTGCAGCTATTATGGCAGTTAAGCAGACACCCCATTTGATACCATTATGCCATCCTCTTGCAATCAGTAAGGTTAATGTAGAATTCAGCTATAATATTGATAAAGGTCAGGTTGATATTGAAGTAACTGTCGGGCTTGATGATAAAACAGGTGTGGAAATGGAAGCATTGACAGGTGTTTCTGTTGCTGCACTTACAATATATGATATGTGCAAAGCAGTAGATAAAGATATGATAATCAGTGATATTATGCTTCAGCATAAATCAGGCGGTAAAAGTGGCGAATATATACGCAAAAGCAGCATACAGGAATAG